One part of the candidate division KSB1 bacterium genome encodes these proteins:
- the lysS gene encoding lysine--tRNA ligase translates to MDNPEENAVTVAAEELNEVMRVRRQKLARLTELAVNPYPYHFRRTVVARQVLDDFAGYQGKEVALAGRVMSLRRMGKATFAHIADASAKIQVYVRLDHVGEKAYEVFDLVDIGDFVGVRGEVFRTKTGEITVLVKEFSLLAKSLRPLPIVKEREIDGQRQVFDQFADVELRYRQRYVDLVVNPWVREVFLKRTQIVRAMRRFLDERGYVEVETPVLQPIYGGATARPFITHHNALDMKLYLRIADELYLKRLIVGGFEGVYEIGKDFRNEGMDRSHNPEFTMMELYVAYEDYYFMMELVEQMISTIAEEVTGSTTIVYQGQRIDLKPPWRRLKMFDALREYTGKDLLGADVEELRAVASQQGVEVEGFWDRGKIIDELFSRCVQPHLVQPTFVMDYPIELSPLAKKHRDDPRLVERFEPYIAGQEIGNAFSELNDPVDQLARFQAQMRLREAGFEEAQVLDQDYIRALEYGMPPTAGLGIGVDRLVMLLTDSHSLRDVILFPHMRPEH, encoded by the coding sequence ATGGATAATCCCGAGGAAAACGCTGTCACGGTTGCAGCCGAGGAACTGAATGAAGTGATGCGGGTGCGCCGCCAGAAGTTAGCGCGCCTGACAGAGCTGGCGGTCAACCCGTACCCGTATCATTTCCGGCGCACGGTAGTGGCGCGGCAGGTGCTGGATGACTTTGCCGGCTACCAGGGCAAGGAAGTGGCCCTGGCCGGACGGGTCATGTCCTTGCGGCGCATGGGCAAGGCCACCTTTGCCCATATTGCCGACGCCTCCGCAAAGATTCAGGTCTACGTCCGCCTCGACCACGTGGGCGAGAAGGCGTACGAGGTATTCGACCTTGTCGACATCGGCGACTTTGTGGGAGTAAGGGGCGAGGTCTTTCGCACCAAGACCGGCGAGATTACGGTGCTGGTCAAGGAGTTTAGCCTGCTCGCCAAGAGCCTGCGTCCTCTCCCGATAGTGAAGGAGCGCGAGATAGATGGCCAGCGTCAGGTCTTTGACCAGTTTGCCGATGTGGAGCTGCGCTATCGACAACGCTACGTTGACCTGGTGGTCAACCCGTGGGTCCGGGAGGTCTTTCTCAAAAGGACCCAGATTGTGCGCGCCATGCGCCGGTTCTTGGACGAGCGTGGCTACGTAGAGGTGGAGACCCCTGTGCTGCAGCCCATCTACGGAGGGGCCACGGCCAGGCCGTTCATCACCCACCACAACGCGCTGGACATGAAGCTCTACCTGCGCATCGCCGACGAGTTATACCTCAAGCGCCTGATCGTCGGCGGCTTCGAAGGGGTGTACGAGATCGGCAAGGACTTTCGCAACGAGGGGATGGACAGGTCCCATAACCCCGAGTTCACCATGATGGAACTCTATGTGGCCTACGAGGACTATTACTTCATGATGGAGCTGGTGGAGCAGATGATCAGCACCATCGCCGAAGAGGTCACAGGTAGCACCACGATCGTGTACCAGGGGCAGCGCATCGACCTAAAACCGCCCTGGAGGCGCCTGAAGATGTTCGACGCCTTGCGGGAGTACACCGGCAAGGACCTCCTTGGAGCCGACGTTGAGGAACTACGAGCTGTGGCCAGCCAACAGGGGGTGGAAGTCGAGGGTTTCTGGGACAGGGGGAAGATCATCGACGAGCTATTCAGCCGCTGTGTGCAGCCCCACCTGGTGCAACCGACCTTCGTCATGGACTACCCGATAGAGCTATCTCCATTGGCCAAGAAACATCGTGACGACCCGCGCCTGGTGGAGCGCTTTGAGCCCTACATCGCCGGACAGGAGATCGGCAACGCATTTTCGGAACTTAACGACCCCGTTGACCAGCTGGCACGCTTCCAGGCGCAGATGCGCCTGCGCGAGGCCGGGTTCGAAGAGGCACAGGTGT